The Amblyomma americanum isolate KBUSLIRL-KWMA chromosome 5, ASM5285725v1, whole genome shotgun sequence genome window below encodes:
- the LOC144134397 gene encoding uncharacterized protein LOC144134397 yields the protein MLFTVVVVLVVCLLPVMIIYKLLGYATLTVVAMYDRVFCGPLPSLATICAHPMISCSNLTSGQCRYSNSTFPTCSLQQRSLEDSLAVEAYCLTPFIQAARIEEAALGPWAIEAAGGVCLSVAVAVLQMKFPELEALSVALHLAAFVLLVDPRSSRDVILIDVATMHVIDLFPSGSSAKFLLPATLYLHARARECCLLSGKLTAYAARLSLGLSVLLSLFATVWSRFYSASQHHPNVLQEAPHVAPPQQHALDRRRG from the exons ATGTTGTTCACCGTAGTCGTGGTTTTAGTGGTTTGCCTGCTGCCCGTGATGATCATTTACAAGTTGCTCGGCTACGCGACACTGACGGTAGTGGCCATGTACGACAGGGTTTTCTGCGGCCCACTTCCAAGTCTGGCGACCATCTGCGCGCAC CCAATGATAAGTTGCAGCAACCTGACATCTGGCCAGTGCCGGTACTCCAACAGCACGTTCCCCACCTGTTCGCTGCAACAAAGAAGCCTGGAAGACTCCCTGGCGGTTGAGGCTTACTGCCTAACACCTTTTATCCAGGCGGCAAgaattgag GAGGCGGCCCTGGGCCCATGGGCCATCGAAGCTGCCGGAGGCGTGTGCTTATCGGTCGCAGTGGCGGTGCTCCAGATGAAGTTCCCAGAGCTTGAGGCCCTCAGTGTCGCCCTGCACCTCGCCGCCTTCGTGCTTTTGGTGGACCCGCGCTCGTCCCGGGATGTGATACTGATCGACGTGGCCACCATGCACGTGATCGACCTATTTCCGTCCGGCAGCTCTGCGAAATTCCTCCTTCCGGCCACACTGTACTTGCAC GCACGCGCACGCGAGTGCTGCCTCCTGTCGGGGAAGCTGACGGCTTACGCAGCGCGCCTGAGCCTTGGGCTGTCCGTGTTGCTGTCGCTGTTTGCCACCGTATGGAGCCGCTTCTACTCTGCGTCGCAGCACCACCCGAATGTGTTGCAAGAGGCGCCGCATGTTGCACCGCCCCAGCAGCATGCACTCGACCGGCGTAGAGGATGA
- the LOC144134396 gene encoding uncharacterized protein LOC144134396 translates to MAPVVAHGLLYVVLMSSVAYLVPVRILVGMVLTDTLLTAGASMFDAAFCTSLPSLATVCATPNKECRHLTSGQCQYSNNTLPSCSLHNGTPDDASAVRAYCLTPSFETAKNRVRVRECCQLSCKFAADAILAVVWLILLVLMLAEVLAPAPQLPEVMQEALQLGPPPRPPFDRRGG, encoded by the exons ATGGCACCGGTTGTTGCGCACGGTCTCCTCTACGTCGTACTCATGAGTTCAGTGGCCTACCTGGTGCCAGTCAGGATCCTGGTCGGCATGGTACTCACGGACACCTTGTTGACGGCAGGGGCTTCCATGTTCGACGCGGCCTTCTGCACCTCGCTTCCGAGCTTGGCGACCGTTTGTGCGACC CCGAACAAAGAGTGTCGCCACCTGACATCTGGCCAGTGTCAATACTCGAATAACACACTGCCGAGCTGCTCGTTGCACAACGGGACCCCCGACGACGCCTCGGCTGTCCGGGCCTACTGCCTGACACCATCCTTCGAGACAGCAAAGAACAGG GTGCGCGTCCGCGAGTGCTGCCAGCTGTCGTGCAAGTTCGCTGCCGACGCGATCCTTGCGGTAGTGTGGCTCATCCTGCTGGTCCTGATGCTGGCCGAAGTCTTGGCCCCGGCACCTCAGCTGCCGGAGGTGATGCAAGAGGCTCTGCAGTTGGGGCCGCCACCGCGGCCTCCCTTCGATCGGCGCGGAGGATGA